In the Paraburkholderia acidisoli genome, one interval contains:
- a CDS encoding circularly permuted type 2 ATP-grasp protein: protein MKQTFFNEMFEHGEFDVRGMAAATFARAGEPRAHYRDFFAWLRSQSEQQMSTKRAEADAIFRRVGITFAVYGEKDVTGAGTERTIPFDVIPRIFQRQEWNQLERGLRQRVNALNRFIHDIYHEQAIVKRGIVPAEQILRNAQYRPEMQGVNVAREIYAHIAGIDIVRAGEGEFYVLEDNLRVPSGVSYMLENRKMMMRLFPDLFVRNRIAPVAHYPDLLLDTLRAAAPAGSDNPTVVVLTPGMYNSAYFEHAFLAQQMGIELVEGQDLFVDNDHLYMRTTQGPQRVDVVYRRVDDDFLDPQVFRKDSTLGVAGLMSVYRKGNVTLCNAVGTGVADDKSIYPYVPDMVRFYLGEEPILNNVPTWICRKPDDLQYTLDHLSELVVKETHGAGGYGMLIGPAATRAEIESFRAALVAHPERYIAQPTLSLSTCPTWVEAGIAPRHIDLRPFVLSGKDVRMVPGGLTRVALREGSLVVNSSQGGGTKDTWVLER, encoded by the coding sequence ATGAAGCAAACATTCTTCAACGAGATGTTCGAGCACGGGGAATTCGACGTTCGCGGCATGGCCGCCGCGACGTTCGCGCGGGCGGGCGAGCCGCGTGCCCATTACCGCGACTTCTTCGCGTGGCTGCGCAGCCAGAGCGAGCAACAGATGTCGACCAAGCGCGCGGAGGCCGACGCGATCTTCCGGCGCGTGGGCATCACGTTCGCCGTGTATGGCGAGAAGGACGTGACCGGCGCGGGCACCGAGCGCACCATTCCCTTCGACGTGATCCCGCGCATTTTCCAGCGCCAGGAATGGAACCAGCTCGAACGCGGCCTGCGCCAGCGCGTGAACGCCCTCAACCGCTTCATCCACGACATCTATCACGAGCAGGCCATCGTCAAGCGCGGCATCGTGCCCGCCGAGCAGATCCTGCGCAACGCGCAATATCGCCCGGAAATGCAAGGGGTGAACGTGGCGCGCGAGATCTACGCGCATATCGCCGGCATCGACATCGTGCGCGCGGGCGAAGGCGAGTTCTACGTGCTCGAAGACAACTTGCGCGTGCCGTCGGGCGTCTCGTACATGCTCGAAAACCGCAAGATGATGATGCGGCTCTTTCCCGACCTGTTCGTGCGCAACCGCATCGCGCCGGTCGCGCACTATCCGGACCTGCTGCTCGACACGCTGCGCGCCGCCGCGCCCGCGGGCAGCGACAATCCCACCGTGGTCGTGCTCACGCCGGGCATGTACAACTCGGCGTATTTCGAGCACGCGTTCCTCGCGCAGCAAATGGGCATCGAACTGGTCGAAGGCCAGGATCTGTTCGTCGACAACGACCATCTCTACATGCGCACGACCCAGGGGCCGCAGCGCGTGGACGTGGTGTATCGGCGCGTGGACGACGACTTCCTCGACCCGCAGGTGTTCCGCAAGGACTCGACGCTCGGCGTCGCGGGCCTGATGAGCGTGTATCGCAAGGGCAACGTCACGCTGTGCAACGCCGTGGGCACCGGTGTCGCCGACGATAAATCGATCTACCCCTACGTGCCCGACATGGTGCGTTTCTATCTGGGCGAGGAACCGATCCTCAACAACGTGCCCACGTGGATCTGCCGCAAGCCCGACGATCTGCAATACACGCTCGACCACCTGAGCGAACTCGTCGTGAAGGAAACGCACGGCGCGGGCGGCTACGGCATGCTGATCGGCCCGGCGGCCACGCGCGCCGAGATCGAGTCGTTTCGCGCGGCGCTCGTCGCGCATCCCGAGCGCTATATCGCGCAACCCACGCTCTCGCTGTCCACCTGCCCCACGTGGGTCGAGGCCGGCATCGCGCCGCGCCATATCGACCTGCGGCCGTTCGTGCTCTCGGGCAAGGACGTGCGCATGGTGCCCGGCGGCCTCACGCGCGTGGCGCTGCGCGAAGGCTCGCTCGTCGTGAATTCGTCGCAAGGCGGCGGCACCAAGGACACATGGGTGCTCGAACGCTGA
- a CDS encoding zinc-binding metallopeptidase family protein, producing the protein MKTFHCDHCNQLVFFENARCERCDSLLGYEPLVGAMHAFEDAGNGQWRSLAADAQGALYRQCHNYAVENVCNGMIPADSPDTLCRACQFTRTIPNLERPENRLYWYRLETAKRRLLYTLGTLDLPLATRAEDPENGLQFEFLEDTPDGQRVMTGHDHGLITMNIAEADDAHRERTRVSLHEPYRTLLGHFRHEIGHYYFERLIVDTRRLEPFRTLFGDERTDYAAALATHYEHGAAPDWASRYVSAYASVHPWEDWAETWAHYLHMVDTLDTATACGLSLVPEAPDEPVLLDQTPVDEASFDSLMGRWFPLTYALNSLNRSLGMPDGYPFALAPPVVDKLRFVHRVISAVASQRS; encoded by the coding sequence ATGAAGACCTTCCACTGCGATCACTGCAATCAACTTGTGTTCTTCGAGAACGCGCGCTGCGAGCGCTGCGACTCGCTGCTCGGCTATGAGCCGCTCGTCGGCGCGATGCACGCGTTCGAGGACGCCGGCAACGGCCAGTGGCGCAGTCTCGCCGCCGACGCGCAAGGCGCGCTTTACCGGCAATGTCATAACTACGCGGTCGAGAACGTCTGCAACGGCATGATTCCCGCCGATTCGCCCGACACGCTCTGCCGCGCCTGCCAGTTCACGCGCACGATTCCCAATCTCGAACGGCCCGAGAACCGGCTGTACTGGTACCGGCTCGAGACGGCCAAGCGGCGCCTGCTTTACACGCTCGGCACACTCGATCTGCCGCTCGCCACTCGCGCCGAGGACCCCGAGAACGGCCTGCAATTCGAATTTCTCGAAGACACCCCCGACGGCCAGCGCGTGATGACGGGGCACGACCACGGCCTCATCACGATGAATATCGCCGAAGCCGACGACGCCCATCGCGAGCGCACCCGCGTCTCGCTGCACGAGCCGTATCGGACCTTGCTCGGGCATTTCCGCCACGAGATCGGCCATTACTATTTCGAGCGGCTGATCGTGGATACGCGCCGGCTCGAGCCGTTCCGCACGCTGTTCGGCGACGAACGCACCGACTACGCGGCCGCGCTCGCCACGCATTACGAGCACGGCGCCGCGCCCGACTGGGCTTCGCGCTATGTGAGCGCGTATGCCTCCGTGCATCCGTGGGAGGATTGGGCCGAAACGTGGGCGCACTATCTGCACATGGTCGACACGCTCGACACGGCCACGGCCTGCGGCCTCTCGCTCGTGCCCGAGGCGCCCGACGAACCCGTGCTGCTCGACCAGACGCCGGTGGACGAGGCGAGCTTCGACAGCCTGATGGGGCGCTGGTTTCCGCTCACCTATGCGCTCAACAGCCTGAACCGCAGCCTCGGCATGCCCGACGGCTATCCGTTCGCGCTGGCGCCGCCCGTGGTCGACAAATTGCGGTTCGTGCATCGCGTGATCTCGGCGGTGGCTTCGCAGCGGTCGTAG
- a CDS encoding alpha-E domain-containing protein, whose translation MLSRTAEHLFWMTRHTARAEHLARLLEASWQLSLTQPAASKCWLAVLSMAGLGEAWRLTHHDLVGSEVIAFMSADAANPSSLVSTLRFARENARAVRGWAPAELWETFNATWLDLQRLIAERAFEHDTQAFLEWVKARSHLARGVQLAAPVQDEALDFLRLGAAIERADHMARLLEAHAEVLDARTAAFDWHRLNALLHASSAADAWRQLHRDALDPARAAVLLIQRTEWPGSLAASLAQVRAIVGRLSSHGIHGKSGHSAQIERLALQLCEDIREAPLAGASPAALRGWLIALIARINDLARRVGRDLVRPAIAETAAAAA comes from the coding sequence ATGCTGAGCCGCACCGCCGAACACCTGTTCTGGATGACCCGTCACACCGCGCGCGCCGAACATCTCGCGCGCCTGCTCGAAGCGAGCTGGCAACTTTCGCTGACGCAACCCGCGGCAAGCAAATGCTGGCTCGCCGTCCTGTCGATGGCGGGACTCGGCGAGGCCTGGCGGCTCACGCATCACGACCTCGTGGGCAGCGAGGTCATCGCGTTCATGAGCGCCGACGCCGCCAATCCCTCTTCCCTCGTGAGCACCTTGCGCTTTGCCCGCGAGAACGCGCGCGCGGTGCGCGGCTGGGCCCCGGCGGAACTGTGGGAAACCTTCAACGCCACCTGGCTCGACTTGCAGCGCCTGATTGCCGAACGCGCGTTCGAGCACGACACGCAGGCGTTTCTCGAATGGGTCAAGGCGCGCTCGCATCTCGCGCGCGGCGTGCAACTGGCCGCGCCCGTGCAGGACGAAGCGCTCGACTTTCTGCGGCTCGGCGCCGCGATCGAGCGCGCCGACCACATGGCGCGGCTGCTCGAAGCGCACGCCGAAGTGCTCGACGCGCGCACGGCCGCATTCGACTGGCACCGGCTGAACGCGCTGCTGCACGCGAGTTCCGCCGCCGACGCCTGGCGCCAGTTGCACCGCGACGCGCTCGATCCCGCGCGCGCCGCCGTGCTGCTGATCCAGCGCACCGAATGGCCCGGCTCGCTCGCGGCGAGTCTCGCGCAAGTGCGCGCCATCGTCGGGCGGCTGAGCAGCCATGGCATCCACGGCAAAAGCGGCCATTCCGCGCAGATCGAACGGCTCGCGCTGCAACTGTGCGAGGACATTCGCGAGGCGCCGCTCGCCGGTGCGAGTCCGGCCGCGCTGCGCGGCTGGCTGATCGCGCTGATCGCGCGCATCAACGACCTCGCGCGCCGCGTGGGCCGCGACCTCGTGCGGCCCGCCATCGCCGAAACCGCGGCCGCGGCGGCCTGA
- a CDS encoding AraC family transcriptional regulator has protein sequence MAPVHPHESTADHWLRACRDPETGIEGVRAHFSGHAYDPHDHDDMLIGYTEQGVQRFQCHRSVHTSVPGRAILIEPNALHDGHAPEAGGFTYAMLYLPQAWVERAARRLDLPGLGGVEAVFDRTLVDDARLVAAIRAAFLAIHGGEGRLARDQSLDRLLAYLGTQLRPAPLERDAVSPAVAPELARVRDYLHTQMDTDVGLDDLVAVAGVDRFKLTRRFQHAFGTSPHAYLVRLRLRAARRLLAAGRTPAQVAAETGFADQSHLGRWFRRAYRMTPAAYRRLCTNVPD, from the coding sequence ATGGCGCCCGTCCACCCGCACGAGAGCACCGCCGACCACTGGCTGCGCGCGTGCCGCGACCCGGAGACGGGCATCGAGGGCGTGCGCGCGCATTTTAGCGGCCACGCCTACGATCCGCACGATCACGACGACATGCTGATCGGCTATACGGAGCAAGGCGTGCAGCGTTTCCAGTGCCATCGCTCGGTGCACACGAGCGTGCCGGGCCGCGCGATCCTGATCGAGCCGAATGCGCTGCACGACGGCCACGCGCCCGAGGCGGGCGGCTTCACCTACGCCATGCTGTATCTGCCGCAGGCGTGGGTCGAGCGCGCGGCGCGGCGGCTCGACCTGCCGGGCCTTGGCGGCGTGGAGGCGGTGTTCGACCGCACGCTCGTCGACGACGCGCGACTCGTCGCGGCCATACGCGCGGCGTTTCTTGCGATCCACGGCGGCGAAGGGCGGCTCGCGCGCGATCAGTCGCTCGACCGGCTGCTCGCGTATCTGGGCACGCAGTTGCGGCCGGCGCCGCTCGAACGCGACGCCGTTTCCCCTGCCGTGGCGCCCGAACTGGCGCGCGTGCGCGATTATCTGCATACGCAAATGGACACCGACGTCGGGCTCGACGACCTCGTGGCCGTGGCCGGCGTGGACCGCTTCAAGCTGACGCGGCGCTTCCAGCATGCGTTCGGCACGTCGCCGCACGCGTATCTCGTGCGCCTGCGGCTGCGCGCGGCGCGCCGTCTGCTGGCGGCCGGGCGCACGCCCGCGCAGGTCGCCGCCGAAACCGGTTTCGCCGATCAGAGCCATCTGGGCCGCTGGTTCCGCCGCGCGTATCGCATGACACCGGCCGCGTACCGGCGGCTGTGCACAAACGTTCCAGACTGA
- a CDS encoding transglutaminase family protein — MSIRVALNHVTQYRYDRLVNLAPHVVRLRPAPHCRTPIVSYSMRVEPADHFVNWQQDPFSNYQARLAFPEPMREFRVTIDLVAEMAVYNPFDFFLEPSAEQFPFAYEPELAAELAPYLVRGEPTPRFAAFVESIDRRARGTVDFLVDLNQRVQHDIGYLIRMEPGVQTPEETLTSRSGSCRDSGWLLVQTLRQLGLAARFVSGYLLQLTPDVKAIDGPQGAEADFTDLHAWCEVYLPGAGWIGLDPTSGLLAGEGHIPVACTPEPGSAAPISGALDDCEVEFSHSMTISRVLETPRVTKPYTEAQWSDMVAMGAQVDAALDAQDVRLTMGGEPTFVAASDRDAPEWNTDALGPTKRRYAISLMDKLRAQYGAPGFLHIGQGKWYPGEQLPRWALSLFWRADGEPCWRDPKLFADEGTPAHHTAADAQRFIAHLAGKLGVDAQHVLPGYEDTWYYLWRERRLPVNVDPFDSRLDDELERMRLRRVFDAGLDTVTGYVLPLARDDADRPAHLSTRQPALGGARWVSGPWFFRDERMYLIPGDSPMGYRLPLDSLPWVAAADYPWQHARDPFAASAPLRSAAELRMQYEGGHGAEFGSGDALASGDGVPAGLSAGLLAGTSAHAPHGAAGHAAAERYPDRGESAAWIRRTALCVEARDPSRAAGPKAEAAAFGEARGQLHVFMPPLAELDDYLDLLAAIEATAADLALPVVVEGYPPPRDPRLKMLQVTPDPGVIEVNIHPSASWDDLVERTEFLYQAAHETALSTEKFMLDGRHTGTGGGNHLVLGGATPADSPFLRRPDLLASLVAYWHNHPSLSYLFSGLFIGPTSQAPRVDEARNDQVYELEIAFAEIQRQVDLLRGFGAAAQSGQSVPPWLIDRALRNILIDVTGNTHRAEFCIDKLYSPDGPTGRLGLLELRGFEMPPHARMSLAQQLLLRALVARFWKTPYTQRLTRWGTELHDRFMLSTFVQMDFDDVLAETAAAGFALDSAWFAPHLEFRFPLIGELNTGGIALTVRHALEPWHVMGEEGAPGGTVRYVDSSVERLEVRVLGANENRHLVSVNGHALPLQPTGRASEHVAGVRFRAWQQSASLHPTIGVHAPLTLDIVDTWSGRAIGGCQYHVAHPGGRNYQTFPVNAYEAESRRRARFFTTGHTPGPVEVAPPARSLEFPFTLDLRRRR, encoded by the coding sequence GTGTCCATCCGTGTCGCGTTAAACCATGTCACGCAGTATCGTTATGACCGGCTCGTCAATCTCGCGCCCCATGTCGTGCGGCTGCGGCCCGCGCCGCATTGCCGCACGCCCATCGTGTCGTATTCGATGCGCGTGGAGCCCGCCGATCACTTCGTCAACTGGCAGCAGGACCCGTTCTCGAACTACCAGGCGCGCCTCGCCTTTCCCGAGCCGATGCGCGAGTTCCGCGTCACCATCGACCTGGTCGCGGAAATGGCGGTCTACAACCCGTTCGACTTCTTCCTGGAGCCGAGCGCCGAGCAGTTTCCGTTCGCGTACGAGCCCGAACTCGCCGCCGAACTCGCGCCCTATCTCGTGCGCGGCGAGCCCACGCCGCGGTTCGCCGCGTTCGTCGAATCGATCGACAGGCGCGCGCGCGGCACGGTGGATTTTCTCGTCGATCTGAACCAGCGCGTGCAGCACGACATCGGCTATCTCATCCGTATGGAACCGGGCGTGCAAACGCCTGAAGAAACACTGACGAGCCGCTCGGGCTCGTGCCGCGACTCGGGCTGGCTGCTCGTGCAGACGCTGCGCCAGCTCGGTCTGGCGGCGCGTTTCGTCTCCGGTTATCTGCTGCAGCTCACGCCCGACGTGAAGGCAATCGACGGCCCGCAGGGCGCCGAAGCCGATTTCACCGACCTGCACGCGTGGTGCGAAGTCTATCTGCCGGGCGCGGGCTGGATCGGGCTCGATCCCACCTCGGGCCTGCTCGCGGGCGAAGGCCATATTCCCGTTGCCTGCACGCCGGAGCCGGGCAGCGCCGCGCCCATTTCCGGCGCGCTCGACGACTGCGAAGTGGAGTTCTCGCATTCGATGACGATCTCGCGCGTGCTCGAAACGCCGCGCGTGACCAAGCCCTACACCGAGGCGCAATGGTCGGACATGGTCGCGATGGGCGCGCAGGTGGACGCCGCGCTCGACGCGCAGGACGTGCGCCTCACGATGGGCGGCGAGCCGACCTTCGTGGCCGCCAGCGACCGCGACGCACCCGAATGGAACACCGACGCGCTCGGGCCCACCAAGCGCCGCTACGCGATCTCGCTGATGGACAAACTGCGCGCGCAGTACGGCGCGCCCGGCTTTCTTCATATCGGTCAGGGCAAGTGGTATCCGGGCGAGCAGTTGCCGCGCTGGGCGCTCTCGCTCTTCTGGCGCGCGGACGGCGAGCCGTGCTGGCGCGACCCGAAGCTGTTCGCCGACGAGGGCACGCCCGCGCATCACACGGCCGCCGACGCCCAGCGCTTCATCGCGCATCTCGCGGGCAAGCTCGGCGTGGACGCGCAGCACGTGCTGCCCGGCTATGAAGACACGTGGTACTACCTGTGGCGCGAGCGCCGCCTGCCCGTGAACGTCGATCCGTTCGATTCGCGCCTCGACGACGAACTCGAGCGCATGCGCCTGCGCCGCGTGTTCGACGCGGGCCTCGACACCGTGACGGGCTACGTGCTGCCGCTCGCGCGCGACGACGCCGATCGGCCTGCGCACCTGTCCACCCGCCAGCCCGCGCTGGGCGGCGCGCGCTGGGTCAGCGGCCCGTGGTTCTTCCGCGACGAGCGCATGTACCTGATTCCGGGCGACTCGCCGATGGGTTACCGCCTGCCGCTCGACTCGCTGCCGTGGGTCGCGGCGGCGGATTACCCGTGGCAGCACGCGCGCGATCCGTTCGCCGCGAGCGCGCCGCTGCGCAGCGCGGCCGAATTGCGCATGCAGTACGAAGGCGGCCACGGCGCCGAGTTTGGCTCGGGCGATGCGCTTGCCTCGGGCGATGGAGTACCGGCGGGGTTATCGGCTGGACTCCTGGCGGGAACATCGGCGCACGCCCCTCACGGCGCCGCCGGGCACGCCGCCGCCGAGCGCTACCCGGACCGCGGCGAATCGGCGGCCTGGATCCGCCGCACGGCGCTGTGCGTGGAAGCGCGCGATCCGTCGCGCGCCGCCGGGCCGAAAGCCGAAGCCGCCGCGTTCGGCGAGGCGCGCGGCCAGTTGCACGTGTTCATGCCGCCGCTAGCGGAACTCGACGACTATCTCGACCTGCTCGCCGCCATCGAGGCCACGGCCGCCGATCTCGCGCTGCCCGTGGTCGTGGAAGGCTATCCGCCGCCGCGCGACCCGCGCCTGAAAATGCTCCAGGTCACGCCCGACCCCGGCGTGATCGAGGTGAACATCCACCCGTCCGCCAGCTGGGACGACCTCGTCGAGCGCACCGAATTCCTCTACCAGGCCGCGCACGAAACCGCGCTGTCCACCGAGAAGTTCATGCTCGACGGCCGCCACACGGGCACGGGCGGCGGCAATCACCTCGTGCTCGGCGGCGCCACGCCCGCCGACAGCCCGTTCCTGCGCCGCCCGGACCTGCTCGCGAGCCTCGTCGCTTACTGGCACAACCATCCGTCGCTCTCGTATCTGTTCTCGGGCCTCTTCATCGGACCGACCAGCCAGGCGCCGCGCGTGGACGAGGCGCGCAACGACCAGGTCTACGAGCTGGAAATCGCCTTCGCGGAAATTCAGCGCCAGGTCGACCTGCTGCGCGGCTTCGGCGCGGCGGCTCAAAGCGGCCAGAGCGTGCCGCCGTGGCTCATCGACCGCGCGCTGCGCAACATCCTGATCGACGTGACCGGCAACACGCACCGCGCCGAGTTCTGCATCGACAAGCTCTATTCGCCGGACGGCCCGACCGGCCGCCTCGGCCTGCTGGAGCTGCGCGGTTTCGAAATGCCGCCGCACGCGCGCATGAGCCTCGCGCAGCAACTGCTGCTGCGCGCGCTGGTGGCGCGCTTCTGGAAGACGCCGTACACGCAGCGCCTCACGCGCTGGGGCACCGAACTGCACGACCGCTTCATGCTCTCGACCTTCGTGCAGATGGATTTCGACGACGTGCTCGCCGAAACGGCCGCCGCCGGCTTCGCGCTCGATTCGGCCTGGTTCGCGCCGCACCTCGAATTCCGCTTCCCGCTGATCGGCGAGCTGAACACGGGCGGCATCGCGCTCACGGTGCGCCATGCGCTCGAACCGTGGCACGTGATGGGCGAGGAAGGCGCGCCCGGCGGCACGGTGCGCTATGTCGATTCGTCGGTGGAACGGCTCGAAGTGCGCGTGCTCGGCGCGAACGAAAACCGCCATCTCGTGAGCGTGAACGGCCATGCGCTGCCGCTGCAACCCACAGGGCGCGCGAGCGAGCATGTGGCGGGCGTGCGCTTCCGGGCGTGGCAGCAATCGGCCTCGCTGCACCCGACCATCGGCGTGCACGCGCCGCTCACGCTCGATATCGTCGACACGTGGAGTGGCCGCGCCATCGGCGGATGCCAGTATCATGTTGCCCATCCGGGCGGTCGCAATTATCAGACGTTTCCCGTCAACGCCTACGAAGCCGAGAGCCGCCGCCGCGCGCGCTTCTTCACGACCGGCCACACGCCGGGCCCCGTGGAGGTCGCGCCGCCCGCACGCAGCCTCGAATTTCCGTTCACGCTGGACCTGCGGCGGCGCCGCTAA